In the Cloacibacillus sp. genome, one interval contains:
- a CDS encoding molybdopterin cofactor-binding domain-containing protein — protein MIKRNFMINGTLKFVTFEEGDTLADLLRRLGLRSVKIGCNAGQCGSCSVLVNRDVVRSCIKKAKDIKEHAAIETLEGMGTAKALHPLQQAFITYGAVQCGFCTPGFLMSAKALLQDNPNPTRQEVRDWFNKHRNICRCTGYKPIIDSVMAATAVMRGEASMEDITYHHEEGADIYGTSHPRPGSLAKVLGVCDYGEDFAAQMSDEALHLAVVQAKVHHANILGIEYNEAENMPGVVKVITAADVKGSNILRIIPPLGSSHYYSDGLDHPIICDKKIFRYGDVVAVVAAHTRKQARMAAEKVKVIYEELPAYLTFMEAAAKDAIRVHEQSPNVYIEQPLFKGDDTREIFRVSEYSVEGSFSTTRQPHLPIEPDTAQAYWGEDGVMMIHCKSQNLYGNIAALADSIGLPKGKIRLVQNTVGGSFGYSMSAQMPALAAVCAMATDKPVSLTLSYPEHQHYTGKRSASYTNARLACDKDGRITALEFHMGIDHGAYSDASTTLTTKTIRFLGYPYNVPNIRGLSQMCFSNGNFGIAFRAFGSPQAYMASESLMDMLAAEAGIDPFEFRYINAAREGDLSPNSMSYRNYPMREMMDLMRPYYKQWKEEAKRKNTADKKYGVGVSFGGYHVGKSHDSAEVALELNEDGSVTHYNTWEEMGQGADIGTLAHTYRCLRELNLRPEQIHLVQNDTGTCPNTGSASSSRSHHMAGWATKIAADKLLDAMRKPDGSFRSYSEMISEGIPTKYFGKYESPSDVERIDKNTGHGFDSVGQNFILNLAEVEVDVKTGKAKVLRYRIVSDIGIVGNRLAVTGQALGGMSHCVGFALTENYEDMKRHGTMAGAGIPAINDIPDDAEVVFNETPREYGPQNSTGCSESYQSCGHVAVLNAIYDATGARIYTLPATPEKIKEAMNALSRGEAVGQERWDLGCDMFERLDHFEANAAADKLK, from the coding sequence ATGATAAAAAGAAATTTTATGATCAACGGAACTCTTAAATTTGTCACATTTGAGGAAGGCGATACGCTGGCCGACCTTTTGCGCCGGCTGGGGCTTAGGAGCGTAAAAATAGGCTGTAATGCTGGACAGTGCGGATCGTGTTCGGTGCTGGTCAACAGAGATGTCGTCCGTTCCTGTATAAAAAAAGCTAAGGATATAAAAGAACATGCGGCCATTGAAACTCTGGAGGGGATGGGTACCGCGAAGGCTTTGCATCCGCTCCAGCAGGCTTTTATCACATATGGCGCGGTGCAATGCGGATTCTGCACGCCCGGTTTTTTAATGTCGGCTAAGGCCCTGCTGCAGGACAATCCAAATCCGACACGCCAGGAGGTGCGCGACTGGTTCAATAAACACCGTAATATCTGCCGCTGCACGGGTTATAAACCAATCATCGATTCGGTGATGGCAGCCACGGCCGTGATGCGAGGGGAAGCTTCGATGGAGGATATCACCTATCATCACGAAGAGGGGGCCGATATCTACGGCACCAGCCACCCCCGTCCGGGATCTCTGGCTAAGGTCCTTGGCGTATGTGATTACGGCGAAGATTTTGCCGCCCAGATGTCTGACGAAGCGCTGCATTTAGCCGTCGTGCAGGCGAAAGTACATCACGCGAATATCCTCGGCATAGAATATAACGAAGCTGAAAATATGCCCGGAGTCGTAAAGGTAATAACCGCGGCCGATGTTAAAGGCTCAAATATTCTGCGCATCATACCCCCTCTCGGAAGTTCGCATTACTACAGCGACGGGCTGGATCATCCCATCATATGCGATAAAAAAATATTCCGTTACGGCGACGTGGTCGCCGTAGTCGCCGCGCATACAAGGAAACAGGCGCGCATGGCGGCGGAAAAGGTAAAGGTTATATACGAAGAACTGCCCGCCTATCTGACCTTTATGGAGGCGGCGGCAAAAGACGCCATCAGGGTACACGAGCAGTCGCCTAATGTTTATATAGAACAGCCGCTGTTTAAGGGTGACGATACAAGAGAAATATTCAGAGTGTCCGAATATTCTGTTGAAGGCAGCTTCTCAACCACCCGTCAGCCGCATCTGCCGATCGAACCAGACACTGCCCAGGCATACTGGGGCGAGGACGGCGTGATGATGATCCACTGCAAAAGCCAGAATCTATATGGCAATATAGCGGCTCTGGCGGATTCTATCGGCCTCCCAAAGGGAAAAATTCGGCTGGTACAGAATACCGTAGGCGGCAGCTTCGGTTATTCGATGTCGGCCCAAATGCCCGCTCTGGCCGCCGTCTGTGCGATGGCGACTGACAAGCCTGTATCGCTCACATTGTCATATCCGGAACATCAGCATTACACCGGCAAACGTTCCGCGTCATATACTAACGCGCGTCTTGCCTGTGATAAAGATGGCAGGATTACAGCGCTGGAATTCCATATGGGTATCGATCATGGGGCGTACAGCGACGCCTCTACCACGCTTACTACGAAAACTATTCGTTTCCTGGGGTATCCATATAATGTCCCGAATATCAGAGGGCTTTCCCAGATGTGTTTCAGCAACGGCAATTTCGGCATCGCCTTTCGTGCTTTTGGCTCTCCTCAGGCGTATATGGCGAGCGAAAGCCTCATGGACATGCTGGCAGCTGAAGCTGGAATAGATCCGTTTGAATTCAGGTACATTAACGCGGCGCGTGAAGGAGACCTTTCCCCTAATTCCATGTCATATAGGAATTACCCTATGAGGGAAATGATGGATCTGATGCGCCCATATTATAAACAGTGGAAAGAAGAGGCAAAACGCAAAAACACGGCCGATAAAAAATACGGAGTCGGAGTAAGTTTCGGCGGCTATCACGTTGGTAAATCGCATGACAGCGCGGAGGTCGCCTTGGAGCTGAACGAGGATGGAAGCGTGACGCACTACAACACGTGGGAAGAGATGGGGCAGGGGGCAGATATCGGCACGCTTGCCCATACCTATCGCTGTCTTCGGGAACTCAACCTGCGTCCGGAACAGATACATCTTGTGCAGAACGATACGGGAACATGCCCGAACACGGGGTCAGCCTCTTCAAGCCGTTCCCATCATATGGCCGGCTGGGCTACCAAAATCGCCGCCGACAAACTGCTTGACGCGATGCGTAAGCCGGACGGCTCTTTTCGCAGTTATTCCGAAATGATAAGCGAAGGAATTCCGACAAAATATTTTGGAAAATATGAATCGCCCTCTGATGTCGAACGTATCGATAAAAATACCGGACATGGTTTTGACAGTGTCGGACAGAATTTTATTCTAAATCTGGCCGAAGTGGAGGTGGATGTGAAAACCGGCAAAGCGAAGGTCCTGCGCTACCGGATTGTCTCTGACATAGGTATCGTGGGGAACAGGCTGGCGGTAACTGGACAGGCCCTCGGCGGGATGTCGCATTGCGTCGGTTTCGCCCTTACGGAAAATTATGAAGATATGAAACGGCACGGAACGATGGCGGGAGCCGGTATTCCGGCAATAAACGATATCCCTGACGACGCGGAGGTAGTTTTCAACGAAACGCCGCGGGAATATGGACCTCAAAATTCCACCGGATGTTCTGAATCATATCAATCATGCGGGCATGTCGCGGTGCTTAATGCGATATATGATGCGACAGGCGCAAGGATCTACACTTTGCCGGCAACTCCGGAAAAAATTAAAGAGGCGATGAACGCATTAAGTCGCGGCGAAGCAGTCGGGCAGGAGCGCTGGGATCTGGGCTGCGACATGTTTGAACGCTTGGATCATTTCGAAGCGAATGCTGCTGCGGACAAATTGAAATAA
- a CDS encoding PrpF domain-containing protein encodes MMKPNTRIPCVIMRGGTSRALFFHDKDLPRDEALRDRMILSAFGSPDIRQIDGLGGATTSTSKVAIIKKSERDDADVDYFFGQVSVDHPVVGKTMNCGNISSAVGPFAVDEGLVEAVEPITRVRIYNVNTKKIINARVPVKNGRALTEGDFSIDGVPGTGAKIQLEFNHPQGAVSGVVLPSGRPLDTIEIDGKTYEYSFVDAANPVVFVHASQFGLKGTESPYEFEARADCKDITRLLEIIRGTAAVTIGLAKDIDDAAKNSQTLPKIGIYTEPVDYVTPDGKEIKKEDIDIIGRLFSMGRMIQAYMGTGAVCTMVAANIENTLVNKIVAGGGDGCKKLRIGHPFGIMEVEAELDHFPDGIDVSCAMIGRTARRLMDGFVYVREE; translated from the coding sequence ATGATGAAACCAAATACGAGGATACCGTGCGTAATTATGAGGGGCGGAACCAGCCGCGCGCTTTTCTTTCACGATAAAGACCTGCCGCGGGATGAGGCGCTGAGGGACAGGATGATTTTGAGCGCTTTCGGAAGCCCCGATATTCGTCAGATTGACGGCCTTGGCGGTGCGACCACATCCACCAGCAAGGTTGCCATAATCAAAAAGAGCGAAAGAGACGATGCTGACGTCGATTACTTTTTTGGCCAGGTGAGCGTCGATCATCCCGTAGTCGGGAAGACGATGAACTGCGGCAATATTTCTTCCGCGGTGGGTCCCTTTGCTGTTGATGAAGGACTTGTTGAAGCCGTTGAGCCGATTACCAGGGTTAGGATATACAACGTGAACACAAAAAAGATCATAAACGCGCGCGTACCGGTAAAAAACGGACGGGCGCTTACGGAGGGGGACTTCTCTATCGACGGGGTTCCCGGCACCGGAGCAAAGATACAGCTGGAGTTCAACCACCCCCAGGGTGCGGTGTCTGGCGTGGTACTGCCGAGCGGCAGACCGCTGGATACCATTGAAATTGACGGCAAAACATACGAATATTCCTTCGTTGATGCGGCAAATCCGGTTGTTTTTGTTCATGCCTCTCAGTTTGGCCTGAAGGGGACGGAATCGCCTTATGAATTTGAGGCCAGAGCCGACTGCAAAGACATAACCCGCCTGCTTGAGATAATACGCGGAACGGCCGCGGTTACTATAGGGCTCGCGAAAGATATCGATGACGCGGCAAAAAATAGCCAAACGCTGCCTAAGATCGGCATATATACCGAACCTGTCGATTACGTTACTCCTGACGGAAAAGAGATAAAAAAAGAGGATATCGATATTATCGGAAGGCTCTTCTCTATGGGGCGTATGATACAGGCCTATATGGGAACGGGCGCGGTATGCACGATGGTGGCCGCCAACATTGAGAATACTCTTGTTAATAAGATTGTGGCTGGCGGCGGCGACGGATGTAAAAAACTGCGGATCGGGCACCCGTTTGGGATTATGGAGGTCGAGGCGGAGCTTGATCATTTCCCTGACGGTATCGATGTCAGCTGCGCCATGATCGGCCGGACGGCAAGAAGGCTGATGGACGGCTTCGTATATGTCAGAGAGGAATGA
- a CDS encoding iron-containing alcohol dehydrogenase, with amino-acid sequence MFYHQKNTYYENHTRMVVGTNCIEQLPEEIKACGGEKILIVSDPNVSKTKFYANCIDYVKKSECPYLIWNEAEEEAPLRNVDTVCEILLKNACNLMIAVGGGSVMDICKLASVLATNGGKGPDWAGYEKYSIPPMTLFTIPTTAGTSAEVTNMAVVHDEEKNVKFTVGHRVLGAAKVTFLDGNSIDSCPRGQIACCGIDALSHSFESYIALNANPITEALSLSGIMLISRNLRAVYGNSGNRQAALDLIVGSAMGGLAFNNTGCGNMHCIGRHVGPQLHINHGLSIALVMPSVARFNFPAQMEKYRSIAEAMDLDVRGVPLADVGEIVVNGLEKLIRDVGITVKMSDFKPSREDFEKIAQDSYTQYQKFYHYRNPVKMTFKDYMMILEDCCK; translated from the coding sequence ATGTTTTATCACCAAAAAAACACCTACTATGAGAATCATACGAGAATGGTCGTGGGAACGAACTGTATAGAACAGCTTCCCGAGGAGATAAAAGCCTGCGGCGGCGAAAAAATTCTGATCGTTTCCGACCCAAACGTCAGCAAAACAAAGTTTTATGCAAACTGTATCGACTATGTTAAAAAGAGCGAATGTCCCTATCTTATATGGAATGAGGCGGAAGAAGAGGCTCCGCTGCGCAACGTCGACACGGTCTGCGAGATACTGCTGAAAAACGCCTGTAATTTAATGATCGCGGTTGGCGGCGGCAGCGTCATGGACATATGCAAGCTGGCCAGCGTCCTCGCCACAAACGGAGGCAAGGGGCCGGATTGGGCCGGGTATGAGAAATACTCGATACCGCCGATGACGCTTTTTACCATTCCAACGACGGCGGGAACCTCCGCTGAAGTAACAAATATGGCGGTGGTGCACGACGAGGAAAAGAACGTTAAATTTACCGTCGGACACCGCGTGCTGGGGGCGGCAAAGGTCACTTTCCTTGACGGAAACAGCATCGACAGCTGCCCGCGCGGCCAGATCGCCTGCTGCGGTATCGATGCGCTCAGTCATAGCTTTGAATCTTACATAGCGCTGAATGCGAATCCCATTACCGAGGCGCTTTCTCTTTCGGGGATCATGCTTATAAGCCGCAACTTGCGGGCCGTTTACGGCAACAGCGGCAACCGGCAGGCTGCGCTTGACCTTATAGTGGGCAGCGCTATGGGAGGACTTGCCTTCAATAACACCGGATGCGGCAATATGCACTGCATTGGAAGACATGTGGGACCCCAGTTACATATCAATCACGGCCTGTCTATCGCTCTTGTAATGCCATCCGTGGCCAGATTCAATTTTCCGGCGCAGATGGAAAAATATCGCAGCATCGCGGAGGCTATGGATTTGGATGTGCGCGGCGTACCTCTTGCCGATGTCGGAGAAATCGTTGTCAATGGATTGGAGAAACTTATCCGCGACGTCGGCATCACTGTAAAAATGTCAGATTTCAAGCCTTCAAGGGAAGACTTTGAAAAGATAGCCCAGGATAGTTATACACAGTATCAAAAATTCTATCACTACAGGAATCCGGTGAAGATGACTTTTAAAGATTATATGATGATTTTGGAGGACTGCTGCAAATGA
- a CDS encoding TRAP transporter large permease, giving the protein MSIGAFLVLCLVVFLLVGLPIAFSLGLTAVSYFFYTDNLRYLIVLAQRTFNGINSFELIAIPLFILAGDLMYEGKISQALVNLAKSLAGSMRGSMAIIATLACMFFGAVSGSGPATTSAISSVMAKGMKDDGYPPVFSACSVAAAGPLGSLIPPSITMVVYGVTTNTSVGELLLAGVWPGVIFGLCLMVYEFYICKKYNYGTVIPFSLDTLAKNFVVSIPALVTPVIILGGIYSGVFTPTEAGGAAVFYALLVGMFWSKSIKVKDLPRILLASGVAAATIIIIIGNVSCLSFVLTREQIPERLAAMAVQNLSAPWQFLLVVNVIYIFAGMIENGSSAIVMLAPILHPIALKFGIDPVFFGAMTVANLAIGMITPPMAASLYIAGRIFEVEIPDVIKNIMPFFYVMLVGLLIVCATAPMVTWLPSVLM; this is encoded by the coding sequence ATGAGTATAGGTGCATTTCTAGTTCTGTGTCTGGTCGTGTTTTTGCTTGTAGGTCTGCCGATAGCGTTTTCATTGGGACTTACGGCCGTCTCCTATTTTTTCTATACGGACAATCTGCGTTACCTGATAGTTCTTGCGCAGAGAACATTTAACGGAATAAATTCTTTCGAGTTGATAGCGATACCGCTCTTCATATTAGCCGGTGACCTCATGTATGAGGGGAAGATTTCTCAGGCGCTGGTAAATCTCGCGAAGTCGCTGGCCGGCTCGATGCGGGGATCTATGGCGATTATCGCGACGCTGGCCTGTATGTTTTTCGGCGCCGTCTCCGGTTCAGGTCCGGCGACGACCTCCGCCATCTCTTCAGTAATGGCTAAGGGGATGAAAGATGACGGTTATCCTCCGGTCTTCAGCGCCTGTTCGGTCGCCGCGGCGGGGCCTCTCGGTTCGCTGATACCGCCGAGCATCACAATGGTCGTATATGGAGTCACAACTAATACCTCTGTCGGAGAGCTTCTTTTAGCCGGCGTATGGCCGGGTGTTATATTTGGCCTTTGCCTGATGGTATATGAATTCTATATATGTAAGAAATATAATTATGGAACGGTTATCCCTTTCTCTCTTGACACTCTCGCCAAAAATTTTGTTGTTTCGATTCCCGCTTTGGTTACCCCGGTAATTATACTGGGAGGCATATATTCCGGGGTATTTACCCCCACGGAAGCCGGCGGGGCCGCCGTATTTTACGCACTGCTGGTGGGGATGTTCTGGAGCAAGAGCATTAAAGTTAAGGACCTGCCCCGGATATTGCTGGCCAGCGGCGTCGCGGCGGCGACGATAATAATTATAATCGGCAATGTATCCTGTCTCAGCTTTGTCCTTACCAGAGAACAGATTCCCGAACGCCTTGCCGCGATGGCGGTGCAGAACCTCAGCGCTCCCTGGCAGTTCCTGCTTGTGGTAAATGTTATCTATATCTTTGCGGGTATGATCGAAAACGGATCATCCGCCATCGTTATGCTTGCCCCGATCCTTCACCCGATAGCGTTGAAGTTTGGCATAGACCCAGTATTCTTTGGCGCCATGACGGTAGCCAATCTAGCGATCGGGATGATCACTCCCCCGATGGCGGCGTCATTGTATATAGCCGGGCGTATATTCGAGGTTGAGATTCCGGATGTTATCAAAAACATAATGCCTTTTTTCTATGTCATGCTCGTAGGATTGCTGATCGTCTGCGCCACGGCGCCTATGGTCACATGGCTCCCAAGCGTGCTCATGTGA
- a CDS encoding TRAP transporter small permease subunit, whose translation MAWCILEKWYKVINFLTWVLMGSMCLLIGFQIINRFALHLPAPWSEEFCRYNFVWLTMVASAKATHDRQHLAVDIMPYLLERKPLLKNSVKLFAQVLALFFFAVIFKQTVFFCLNSIGTSCLTVRMPILYVYIILPVGFLSMFLFELKNTSVTIKNLSKKY comes from the coding sequence ATGGCTTGGTGTATCCTTGAAAAGTGGTATAAGGTAATAAATTTTCTGACGTGGGTCTTAATGGGCAGTATGTGCCTGCTGATTGGTTTTCAAATTATCAATAGATTTGCGCTCCATCTTCCGGCACCGTGGAGCGAAGAGTTCTGCCGGTATAATTTTGTCTGGCTTACGATGGTGGCAAGTGCTAAGGCGACGCATGACAGACAGCATCTGGCGGTCGACATAATGCCCTATCTTCTTGAGCGCAAGCCTCTGCTGAAAAACTCCGTAAAGCTGTTCGCTCAGGTTTTGGCGCTGTTTTTTTTCGCCGTCATCTTTAAGCAGACGGTGTTCTTTTGCCTGAACAGTATCGGCACCTCATGTCTCACGGTGAGAATGCCCATTTTATATGTCTATATAATCCTTCCAGTTGGTTTTTTGTCTATGTTTCTCTTTGAGCTAAAAAACACGTCCGTGACAATAAAAAATCTTTCTAAGAAGTATTGA
- a CDS encoding TRAP transporter substrate-binding protein, protein MKKSVFMFCCALCIAFWGVTVNQAEAVMKLQLAHEQPEIHPYHIGAVEFAKLVKEYSKGEMEVTIFSNGTMGKASALAESCSMGTMDFASVFSIILEAYSPKFGVLTMPYCFRDWDHSDKVLDGPIGDELKASVESKGIKVLAFWRNGLAEVHSRMPIRTPADIKGKKLRIQEGPSYAALSKALGTVTTPMSFGEVYSALQLGTVDAQTQTINNIYASKMFEVGKYFTKINMNFNTQPFIMSMQLWKSLTPEQQNIIERAALGATKAERAYHVKDTQTSYDGFVKGGGKVIELNKTELEKWKEVCAPVYKDPQFSVVMEIFNRIQKQ, encoded by the coding sequence ATGAAAAAAAGTGTTTTTATGTTTTGCTGCGCTTTGTGCATAGCATTTTGGGGAGTCACAGTGAACCAGGCAGAGGCTGTGATGAAGCTTCAGCTGGCGCACGAACAGCCGGAAATACATCCTTATCACATCGGCGCGGTGGAATTTGCCAAATTAGTCAAAGAATATTCCAAAGGAGAGATGGAAGTTACGATCTTTTCCAACGGAACGATGGGAAAAGCATCCGCGCTGGCGGAGAGCTGCTCTATGGGCACAATGGACTTCGCGTCCGTATTTTCGATCATTCTCGAGGCCTATTCGCCGAAGTTCGGCGTCTTGACGATGCCGTATTGTTTCAGAGATTGGGATCATTCAGACAAGGTCCTTGACGGGCCGATCGGCGACGAGCTAAAAGCATCTGTCGAATCAAAGGGTATAAAGGTATTGGCGTTTTGGAGAAACGGCCTTGCCGAGGTTCATTCAAGAATGCCGATACGCACGCCAGCGGATATAAAAGGGAAAAAGCTTAGAATCCAGGAAGGGCCCAGCTACGCGGCTTTGAGCAAAGCGCTTGGCACAGTTACGACGCCTATGTCGTTCGGCGAGGTTTATTCCGCGCTGCAGTTAGGGACGGTAGACGCTCAAACTCAGACGATAAATAATATTTACGCATCCAAAATGTTTGAGGTGGGCAAGTATTTTACGAAAATCAACATGAACTTCAACACACAGCCTTTCATAATGAGCATGCAGCTGTGGAAGTCGCTTACCCCGGAACAGCAGAATATAATCGAACGCGCGGCGCTGGGCGCGACAAAGGCGGAGAGAGCCTATCACGTGAAAGATACCCAAACATCGTATGATGGCTTTGTCAAAGGCGGCGGTAAGGTGATAGAACTCAATAAGACTGAGCTCGAAAAATGGAAAGAGGTCTGCGCCCCGGTATATAAGGACCCGCAGTTTTCCGTTGTTATGGAGATTTTCAATAGAATACAAAAACAGTGA
- a CDS encoding enoyl-CoA hydratase-related protein, with amino-acid sequence MKENTVIIKKEGPVACVTMNRPESLNSLTVGLCAALKAALAECEDDNDIRVVVLCGEGKAFCAGGDLRTILELSDYEAAREYVRAAGEITAAVMRSRKPFIAMVGGAAAGAGFNIALACDFVCASKRAKFTQAFSSIGLISDCGGNLLLPRLVGPQTAKRLMMLPETLSAEEAQALGLVTALAEEGELREETAALAARLAKQPSLALAQTKKLLNGGKELEDILRAEEDIQAALIIGEDCKEGVKAFFEKRKPEFWGRS; translated from the coding sequence ATGAAAGAGAATACAGTTATCATAAAGAAAGAGGGGCCTGTCGCCTGTGTGACGATGAACAGGCCGGAGTCGCTCAATTCCCTGACCGTAGGGCTGTGCGCCGCGCTCAAGGCGGCGCTTGCGGAGTGCGAGGACGATAACGACATTCGCGTCGTCGTGCTCTGTGGCGAGGGAAAGGCCTTCTGCGCCGGCGGCGACCTGCGCACGATATTAGAGCTGTCAGATTATGAGGCGGCGCGCGAATATGTACGTGCCGCCGGGGAGATAACGGCGGCGGTCATGCGCTCCCGGAAGCCCTTTATCGCGATGGTCGGCGGCGCGGCGGCCGGCGCCGGTTTTAATATCGCGCTCGCCTGCGACTTTGTCTGCGCCTCGAAGCGGGCGAAGTTTACCCAGGCCTTCTCCTCCATCGGACTCATATCCGACTGCGGCGGCAATCTGCTGCTGCCGCGCCTTGTGGGCCCTCAGACCGCGAAAAGGCTGATGATGCTGCCGGAGACGCTCTCCGCGGAGGAGGCGCAGGCGCTGGGGCTGGTGACGGCGCTTGCCGAAGAGGGAGAGCTGCGCGAAGAGACCGCCGCCCTCGCCGCGCGCCTCGCGAAACAGCCGTCGCTGGCGCTCGCGCAGACCAAAAAACTGCTGAACGGCGGTAAAGAGCTGGAAGATATCCTTCGCGCCGAGGAGGATATCCAGGCCGCTCTGATAATCGGTGAAGACTGCAAAGAGGGAGTAAAGGCCTTCTTTGAAAAGAGAAAGCCGGAGTTTTGGGGGCGGAGCTAA
- the iadA gene encoding beta-aspartyl-peptidase — protein sequence MFILIKNADIYAPEPLGISSLLISHDKIAWLGKNFPAEATLPDLEIIDAAGKILIPGIVDGHVHVTGGGGEGGFATRTPELVLSDMIKGGVTTVVGLLGTDDVTRSTGALIAKTNAIRAEGMSAWAMTGSYQLPVKSLCGGVRDDIALLESVIGVGEVALSDHRSSQPTFEEFMRLAAAARVGGMLSGKSGVVNVHLGDAPSGLDYLFRAAKTEIPPSQFIPTHMNRNPELFKEACRYGAMGGYVDLTTSTTPQFLEEGEVECGRALSELLAAGVPAERISFSSDGQGSMPAFDEAGNLTGLTIGRVTSIFETLRSTVKNYDLPFETMVRVVSTTAADHCKLPGKGHIKEGYDADLILLEADGLVLDTLFARGRKMMSGGRPLVKGTFE from the coding sequence ATGTTTATACTTATAAAAAACGCAGATATTTATGCTCCTGAACCACTCGGCATCTCTTCCCTGCTGATATCCCACGATAAGATCGCCTGGCTCGGTAAAAATTTCCCCGCCGAGGCGACCTTGCCAGATTTGGAAATAATCGACGCCGCGGGGAAAATCCTCATCCCCGGAATCGTCGACGGACATGTGCACGTCACCGGCGGCGGAGGCGAGGGCGGTTTTGCCACGCGCACGCCCGAACTCGTCCTCTCCGATATGATAAAGGGCGGCGTGACGACGGTCGTCGGTCTGCTTGGCACCGACGACGTGACGCGCAGCACGGGAGCCCTCATCGCAAAGACGAACGCGATACGCGCCGAGGGCATGAGCGCCTGGGCGATGACCGGCTCCTACCAGCTGCCGGTCAAGAGCCTCTGCGGCGGCGTCCGCGACGATATCGCGCTGCTTGAATCGGTCATCGGCGTCGGCGAGGTGGCCCTCTCCGACCACCGCTCATCGCAGCCGACATTTGAGGAATTTATGAGGCTTGCGGCGGCGGCGCGTGTCGGCGGGATGCTCTCCGGCAAATCGGGAGTCGTAAACGTGCATCTCGGGGACGCGCCCTCGGGGCTGGATTACCTCTTCCGCGCCGCCAAGACGGAGATACCGCCGTCGCAGTTCATCCCCACGCATATGAACCGTAATCCCGAACTGTTCAAAGAGGCCTGCCGCTACGGAGCGATGGGCGGCTATGTAGACCTCACGACGAGCACGACGCCGCAGTTCCTTGAAGAGGGCGAGGTGGAATGCGGCCGCGCGCTCTCCGAGCTGCTTGCGGCGGGCGTCCCCGCGGAGCGCATCTCATTTTCCTCCGACGGGCAGGGCTCTATGCCGGCCTTCGACGAGGCGGGAAACCTCACGGGACTCACTATCGGGCGCGTTACCTCTATCTTCGAGACCCTGCGCAGTACGGTGAAGAACTATGACCTCCCATTTGAGACCATGGTGCGCGTCGTCTCGACGACTGCCGCCGACCATTGTAAGCTGCCGGGCAAGGGGCATATAAAAGAGGGGTATGACGCGGACCTGATCCTGCTGGAGGCCGACGGCCTCGTCCTTGATACGCTCTTCGCGCGCGGCAGAAAGATGATGTCCGGCGGCAGGCCGCTAGTTAAGGGAACCTTTGAATAA